AAGGTGTTTTAAATCGATTTTAAGGATGACCCCCTAGTTCTATTCGTTTTTGGTGTTAGAATCAATTTAAAGGGGTTTCTGTGCGTTTTAAAGATGCATTACTGAGGTGATTTACTTTGTCTTTGTGAAACACGACAATTTAAATAAAAACTTGGGGAGATCCGTTGCTTGTTTTGAACTATTACTTTTTCGGTCCCACTTGTTTGTCCACCACCACCGGTTCGCGCGCGTACGCGTGTTGTTGGTGTTTTTAAATCTTTTGTTTAAGGTCTTTGTTTTAAATGATTAGGGAATCCTTCAAACCCTTGGCGCCCAAGGGTTTGAAGGATTTAAAGGTAACAGTTTCGGTCCCAAAGGTAACAGTTTCGGTCCCAAAGGTAACAGTTTCGGTCTCTCAAAGGTAACAGTTTCGGTCCCAAAGGTAACAGTTTCGGTCTTAAATACCACAGTTTCGGTCCCAAATATAACAAAATAAATTATTATGTTACTTTGTTTTGACAAAAAGATTTAGGAACTATAAAGTTGTTTTTAAGGTAACTATATTTGATTTACTGTTATAAATGGAGGGGTCTTATGCAGGAGAACTATTTAGTATCTCAAAGAAATGATTTGATTGAAGCCCGTCATACTAATCCTTTATCGGTTAGAGAACAAAAAATAATACTGACAATGGTGAGTATGATTGAACCAACAGATGGAGACTTTAAAGATTATAGAATTTCTATAAAAGAATTTAGTGAGATGTTGGGATTAGAAGGAAGTGTTAAGTACACCGAGCTTAAAGAAATTACCAAGGATTTGATGTCTAAGAGCATTGAAATTCCTCGTACTGACGGTGGATGGCTTTTTGCTAATTGGATATCCAGTGCTGAATATCAAAAAGGCGAAGGGGTGATCGCTTTATCTTTTTCTCCAAAATTAAAGCCGTATCTTCTGCAATTAAAAGACACATTTACCACATACCGTCTCAGTAATATATTGTCACTCAAAAGTACCTACTCTATTCGATTGTATGAACTCATGAAAAAGTGGCAACACTTAGGTAGCTGGTCCTGTTCAATCGAAAAGTTTAAAGAAAAAATGGGAATAGAGCATAAAAAATACCCTAGATATGCAAATTTAAAAGCGCGAGTTTTGAATCCAGCTATTCAAGAAGTTAACGAGAAGACTGATGTTTTTATAAGTCTTACAGAGATTAAAAAGGGACGAAGTGTAAATAAAATTAAATTTGCTATTCGTCATGCACCTGAAAGAGAAATCCAAGTCCCCCATTTGGAGAAAAAATCGGCAAGCATTGAAGAACCCAATGAATTGGATAAACTATGCATCCAAATGAACGAACTAGCAGAGGGCTATCAATTCGATACCGCCTTTTTTGCGCAGCTACATCAAGGGGCATCTCTAATCTGGCAAGACGATGCCGAACAAGAATTAGAATTCTTGATTCGCTACGTCAACGAAGAAAAAACCGTGAAGAATCCACTTGGGTTCATCAAATCCAAAATCACTTCCGCCTGGGAGATCCATGAAGCTGGCGGACGGATTACATTTGCAGATCTGCAGCCGGTGAAAGAACGCTGGGCTGGACGAGAAGAAAAACTTCC
The sequence above is drawn from the Planococcus sp. MSAK28401 genome and encodes:
- a CDS encoding replication initiation protein, with the translated sequence MQENYLVSQRNDLIEARHTNPLSVREQKIILTMVSMIEPTDGDFKDYRISIKEFSEMLGLEGSVKYTELKEITKDLMSKSIEIPRTDGGWLFANWISSAEYQKGEGVIALSFSPKLKPYLLQLKDTFTTYRLSNILSLKSTYSIRLYELMKKWQHLGSWSCSIEKFKEKMGIEHKKYPRYANLKARVLNPAIQEVNEKTDVFISLTEIKKGRSVNKIKFAIRHAPEREIQVPHLEKKSASIEEPNELDKLCIQMNELAEGYQFDTAFFAQLHQGASLIWQDDAEQELEFLIRYVNEEKTVKNPLGFIKSKITSAWEIHEAGGRITFADLQPVKERWAGREEKLPDWFTSIDEPSEPSESNPELDKEKEKLLKKLADKKKRTKKDASTS